The following DNA comes from bacterium.
AAAAGCTTAAAAAGGCAAAGCGCGGAACCAAGCGCAAGCCCGCCGATTAATCCAGGCATGGCCGTTAATGGACACCGTCGCAGCCATTCCACGGGTTGGCAATTCCCGTCATCCCGCAAAATCCCCGACGGCCTGCCCGCGGTCTGATAAAATCAACATCCCGTAGTTCCTCTGCGGCCAGGAGCACACCATGAAAGGCATCGTACTCGCCGGGGGGTCCGGTTCCCGGATGTTCCCCCTCACAAAGGTGACGAACAAGCACCTGCTTCCCGTCGGGAAGTACCCGATGGTCGTACACCCGATTATGAAGCTCAAACAGGCCGGAATCGTCGAAATCCAGGTCATAACCGGCCGGGAGCACATGGGCGACATGCTGGAGCTTTTGGGAAGCGGCGCGTCCTTCGGAGTGGAGTTCACGTTCCGCGTCCAGGACGAGGCGGGCGGCATCGCGCAGGCGCTTTCGCTGGCCGAGCATTTCGCGGCGGGCGACAACGTGTGCGTAATCCTCGGCGACAATATTTTCAGCGATCCGCTTGAGCCGCACATGTCGCGCTACTTCTCCGAGTGCGGCGGTAACGGCGCGATGGTGCTCTTAAAGGAAGTCCCCGACCCGCACCGCTTCGGCGTGGCCGAAATTTCCGCGGGAAAGATAACTTCCATAACCGAAAAGCCGGAGGAGCCAAAAACCAACCTCGCCGTGAC
Coding sequences within:
- a CDS encoding NTP transferase domain-containing protein, which gives rise to MKGIVLAGGSGSRMFPLTKVTNKHLLPVGKYPMVVHPIMKLKQAGIVEIQVITGREHMGDMLELLGSGASFGVEFTFRVQDEAGGIAQALSLAEHFAAGDNVCVILGDNIFSDPLEPHMSRYFSECGGNGAMVLLKEVPDPHRFGVAEISAGKITSITEKPEEPKTNLAVTGIYFYDASVFQIIKTLKPSKRGELEITDVNNAFLNDQRLMFGILDGWSFRNALLTSVISSSPRLLGLSVLII